The following proteins come from a genomic window of Yinghuangia sp. ASG 101:
- a CDS encoding isoprenyl transferase: MRAGVRRPHEYRDPKPHAGGALPPDFPRDAVPRHVALVMDGNGRWAKERGLARTDGHTAGEASLFDVVEGAAQIGVEYVSAYAFSTENWKRSPEEVRFLMGFNIETIHRRIDEMDELGVRIRWCGRRPRLWQSVIRELEIAEERTKGNTRLTLAMCINYGGRAEIVDAAAALAEDVRAGRLDPKRIDEEVFARYLDEPDMPDVDLFIRSSGEQRTSNFLLWQSAYAEMVFDNVLWPDFDRTHLWKAVESYVARDRRYGGALPNVVSAAAPNANSESKVR, encoded by the coding sequence GTGCGGGCCGGGGTCCGGCGGCCCCATGAGTACCGCGACCCGAAACCGCACGCCGGAGGCGCGCTGCCGCCGGACTTCCCGCGCGACGCGGTGCCCCGGCACGTGGCCCTGGTGATGGACGGAAACGGGCGGTGGGCCAAGGAGCGCGGGCTCGCGCGGACCGACGGGCACACCGCGGGCGAGGCGTCGCTCTTCGACGTCGTCGAGGGCGCGGCCCAGATCGGCGTCGAATACGTCTCGGCGTACGCGTTCTCCACCGAGAACTGGAAGCGCTCACCCGAAGAGGTGCGCTTCCTGATGGGCTTCAACATCGAGACCATCCACCGGCGCATCGACGAGATGGACGAGCTGGGCGTGCGCATCCGCTGGTGCGGGCGCCGGCCGCGCCTGTGGCAGAGCGTGATCCGCGAGCTGGAGATCGCCGAGGAGCGGACCAAGGGCAACACGCGCCTCACGCTGGCGATGTGCATCAACTACGGCGGACGCGCCGAGATCGTCGACGCGGCGGCGGCGCTCGCGGAGGACGTGCGGGCCGGCAGGCTCGACCCGAAGCGGATCGACGAGGAGGTTTTCGCCCGGTACCTTGACGAGCCCGACATGCCGGACGTCGACCTCTTCATCCGCTCGTCGGGCGAGCAGCGGACCTCGAACTTCCTTCTGTGGCAGTCCGCGTACGCCGAAATGGTGTTCGACAACGTGCTGTGGCCCGACTTCGACCGCACCCACCTGTGGAAGGCGGTCGAGTCGTACGTCGCCCGCGACCGGCGGTACGGGGGAGCGCTGCCCAACGTCGTGTCGGCCGCTGCGCCGAACGCGAACAGCGAGTCGAAAGTCCGGTAA